Proteins found in one Amphiprion ocellaris isolate individual 3 ecotype Okinawa chromosome 22, ASM2253959v1, whole genome shotgun sequence genomic segment:
- the LOC111584877 gene encoding collectin-12-like produces MKDDFADEEEVQSFGYKRFGIQEGTQCTKCKNEWALKTSIALLYVLCTLLTIAVAVLGYKVVQRVDSVSEGIANYGGKIIAVETDLKKLDDQAGEKSENTTTEIQAFKNNIWSLQRQLSAVQERIHSDQVKLNQLQNIDSDIQSSQGSIQGLLSSNTATLRFVNGTLQSYGSIVEGLQDDTARLQRELQQQVKLQNQALLSIGSLNLTQAQQRGLIAALQRSVDDTSQAIQKMRNDFQSLEQTARQTRSDTEWLRSKVENLQILASNASTLAKANNDSLEDVGSQLAFMSSQLQNTSSLADAHDQTLREIMDQQRDFGNFTSTKFDRLEARLDESEQSMDRVTGNVSFTTQLLGAINLNLNGLRTCSETVGRHSDFLLQLNNSVTDMTTDATSLRSQQEELAARLDKEVTSLFIVMEEMKLVDTKHSQLITNFTILQGPPGPRGPRGDKGPQGPPGQTGQKGEKGEKGGPGIRGPRGEQGSPGPPGLPGLKGLPGVPGIPGSKGSRGSGGRAGPSGAKGEPGTSGLPGRDGQPGPQGAQGPPGIRGPIGPAGEQGPRGLPGPVGPPGLQGPPGQPGIPIPGPVMPYGPVSLQDEAVAPTLWAPGCPVEWLNYRDKCYFFSKDLHSFDDAKATCESKSASLLIINDMEEQKWLKKQTFGKGYFWMGLTDRDQENVWRWLDGTEPAFTKWKPGQPDNWGHGHEMGEDCAGLIHEGLWNDFFCEDLISYICEKEMDTSRSPGS; encoded by the exons GCATCCAGGAGGGCACCCAGTGCACCAAGTGTAAGAATGAATGGGCGCTGAAGACCTCCATAGCTCTGCTCTATGTGCTCTGTACTCTCCTCACCATCGCTGTAGCTGTGCTTGGATATAAAG tGGTACAAAGAGTCGACAGTGTGTCTGAAGGTATCGCAAACTATGGAGGAAAGATAATTGCTGTTGAGACTGACTTAAAAAAGCTAG ATGACCAAGCGGGGGAGAAGTCAGAGAATACCACCACAGAGATCCAGGCTTTTAAGAACAACATCTGGTCTCTGCAGAGGCAGCTGTCTGCGGTGCAAGAACGCATCCACAGCGATCAAGTTAAGCTGAATCAGCTGCAAAACATCGACTCAGACATCCAGAGCAGCCAGGGTTCCATTCAGGGACTGCTGAGCAGCAACACAGCCACCTTGCGCTTTGTAAATGGCACCCTGCAGTCATACGGCAGCATCGTGGAGGGTCTGCAGGACGACACAGCCAGACTGCAGAGAGAACTCCAGCAGCAGGTAAAACTCCAAAACCAGGCGCTGCTCAGCATCGGCAGCCTGAACCTGACTCAGGCCCAGCAGAGAGGCCTCATCGCCGCCCTGCAGCGCTCGGTGGACGACACCAGCCAGGCTATACAGAAAATGCGCAACGACTTCCAGAGCCTCGAGCAGACGGCCCGACAGACGCGCTCTGACACGGAGTGGCTTCGTAGTAAAGTGGAAAACCTGCAGATCTTGGCCAGCAACGCCTCGACTCTGGCTAAAGCCAACAATGACAGCCTGGAGGACGTCGGGTCGCAGCTTGCTTTTATGTCCAGCCAACTGCAGAACACCAGCAGCCTGGCTGATGCTCATGACCAGACCCTGAGGGAGATCATGGACCAGCAGAGGGACTTCGGCAACTTCACATCCACGAAGTTCGACCGGCTGGAGGCGCGGCTGGACGAGTCGGAGCAGAGTATGGACCGAGTGACTGGCAACGTCAGCTTCACCACGCAGCTCCTGGGTGCCATCAACCTCAACCTGAACGGCCTGCGCACTTGTTCGGAGACGGTCGGCCGTCACTCAGACTTCCTGCTACAACTCAACAACAGCGTGACGGACATGACGACAGATGCAACCAGTCTGAGGTCTCAGCAGGAAGAACTGGCAGCTCGGCTGGACAAAGAAGTCACCAGCCTCTTTATTGTCATGGAGGAGATGAAGCTGGTGGACACCAAGCACTCTCAACTAATAACCAACTTCACTATTTTACAGG GTCCACCTGGTCCCAGAGGGCCAAGAGGGGACAAAGGACCTCAAGGACCACCTGGTCAGACGGGCCaaaagggagagaaaggagaaaaggGAGGTCCAGGAATCCGAGGACCCAGAGGCGAGCAGGGTAGTCCAGGACCACCAGGTCTTCCTGGGTTAAAGGGCCTTCCGGGTGTGCCTGGCATCCCCGGGTCGAAGGGCTCCCGAGGGTCAGGGGGCAGGGCTGGACCTTCTGGAGCTAAAGGAGAGCCAGGTACTTCTGGTCTACCTGGAAGGGACGGACAGCCTGGTCCTCAGGGGGCTCAGGGCCCACCGGGTATCCGTGGCCCAATTGGACCAGCTGGAGAGCAAGGACCAAGGGGCCTGCCAGGACCTGTCGGGCCTCCAGGACTACAAGGACCACCGGGACAACCAGGAATCCCAATCCCGGGTCCGGTAATGCCTTATGGACCAGTGTCTCTGCAGGATGAGGCGGTGGCTCCTACACTGTGGGCCCCAG GATGCCCCGTCGAGTGGCTAAACTACAGAGACAAGTGTTACTTCTTCTCCAAAGACTTGCACAGTTTTGACGATGCAAAGGCGACCTGTGAATCCAAATCTGCGTCATTACTGATCATCAATGATATGGAGGAGCAG AAATGGCTGAAGAAGCAGACGTTTGGAAAAGGTTACTTCTGGATGGGTTTGACTGACCGGGATCAGGAGAATGTGTGGCGCTGGCTGGATGGAACTGAACCTGCTTTCAC AAAGTGGAAGCCTGGTCAACCTGACAACTGGGGCCATGGGCATGAAATGGGAGAAGACTGCGCTGGTCTCATCCACGAAGGGTTGTGGAACGATTTCTTCTGTGAAGATCTCATAAGCTACATCTGTGAGAAGGAAATGGACACCT CAAGATCTCCTGGATCGTAG